A portion of the Manihot esculenta cultivar AM560-2 chromosome 2, M.esculenta_v8, whole genome shotgun sequence genome contains these proteins:
- the LOC122723071 gene encoding disease resistance protein At4g27190-like encodes MDVLQIAKNLVEVLLAIGGRIAGEIAKYLVGVLLAVGGAIAEEIAKNLVATIWRPIYYLIYYKHNMENLKEELQKLDDKRTEVGLRVNNAKSNLQVVVDSVIRWQEKADGIDRRSKEFIQNEMNVNKCLNRYSLSRKAKKMTENMLALLEEERNFGEIAYPDPCQKIELWFSDERIKNFKSREPILNEILMALKNDHLRVIRICGMSGIGKTTVVKQLMKNMETKKLFDEFAMVAVSDTPDFRKIQDEIASCLGLELKNDESEVVRASKLHQRLTNCDKRILLILDDVWKEDGLGEIGVPLGCRSNGCKIVLTSRNEFVFSSLESQKNFLMKVLNDEEALVLFKETAGDSIGHDLLDTVKEIVNECEGLPIAIVTLSKALKNKNKHIWNDVLRQLKNSKLEYISGMKKNVFSAIELSYNYLEDEEAKSCFLLCSLFPEDFNILVEDLLEFGMGLRLFKGVEYVHEGRDRIYKLIDMLKGSNLLLEGDDKRNESVKMHDLVRDVAISLASRNKQWHTLQSQARINEWQYDDGYKNCTAISLLCEDIKKLEDHLKCPKLELLQLWHDSQLESLPINVLEGMKELKVLSIASRIPSLPQSIDVLKNLQTLCLLNDRLNEMHTIGALVKLEILQIRSYHLKELPAEIGLLKNLRLLNLRRVEYLRYIPPGVLLRLSKLEELYLPLRYMMKWEWKEDEEKTNASLSELETHHITALHITVVNAYISPKDSVFRNLIRFHIFVGKSKVHIVRKDSENILYLEGDASDIKGSGICVLLRKVEVLYLVEVKNLKKIVNEIEDNSFADLKRDECDALVRISESPKSPLPYLSNLRKVDIRRCDELKYLIPLSMARELRQLHSLTVMSCEKMEGIFYRNKVNDEIESPLTTLYLYNLPNFIGFIYKDIEESSASEMNNRIEIVQSKTEPVEKISILFSSLWLRLSKLQKLTLYKCGLVKALFPPSVAQQFAQLKELNISSCCKMEYIVAEAKEEEKNKGISKIAFPNLTKLGLDDLPELVAFFADNDISFELYSLVYLKMSCPKLKTHYCETPDSSTLNKSYDQSELKVMFPTSSIAQRLLRRGKPKDVSKKKDMEMEQPSTSQMKSGPMEMISTLFFLPSSQLLNLRELHIGHCNFQEAAFPLSVAQQLVQLKELSIWSCEKMEYIIAKDKGRSKIVLFPSLTYLQLLYLPNLMGFCEDNNVSLKWSLLERLRFSECRKMKTFCVSVPKSSTLSTSAEVDHLDTIFCATLIPRRRKKQDNNFSKEVSLIKTQRDPSVSNIDESCAFPSKLIQQLQNVKDLKIEGIDSVEVIFSFEGLINGVLNSVVEIWLVNLPNLKHVWFKIPPEITAFQNLRELIVTDCDNLINLFSICSAKLVGKLKSIRIRRCKRMEEIIGKEEEEISTQKIEFPQLRSLKLEDLPNLNSFCNTIYALEFPFLETLEFWKCKRMETFSYGSLSMPKLEKVVINGGWHRLMRSDPNLNAKMSELLKMNQ; translated from the exons ATGGATGTTCTCCAAATTGCTAAAAACTTGGTGGAGGTTCTCCTTGCCATTGGAGGTAGAATTGCTGGTGAAATTGCTAAATACTTGGTGGGGGTTCTCCTTGCCGTTGGAGGTGCAATTGCTGAAGAAATTGCTAAAAACTTGGTGGCTACTATTTGGCGACCCATTTATTATCTGATTTACTACAAACATAACATGGAGAATTTGAAAGAGGAGCTTCAGAAACTGGATGACAAGAGAACTGAGGTGGGGCTACGTGTGAATAACGCCAAAAGCAACTTGCAGGTTGTTGTTGATTCTGTAATTCGTTGGCAAGAGAAAGCAGATGGCATTGATAGGAGGAGTAAAGAATTTATTCAAAATGAAATGAACGTGAACAAGTGTTTGAACCGTTATTCCTTGAGTAGAAAAGCTAAGAAGATGACAGAAAATATGCTTGCTTTGCTCGAAGAAGAGAGGAATTTTGGTGAAATAGCCTATCCTGATCCTTGTCAAAAGATAGAATTATGGTTCAGTGATGAACGCATCAAGAATTTTAAATCAAGGGAACCAATTCTAAATGAGATCTTGATGGCCTTAAAGAATGACCATCTTCGTGTGATTAGGATTTGCGGAATGAGTGGTATCGGTAAAACCACTGTGGTAAAGCAGCTTATGAAAAACATGGAAACAAAGAAATTGTTTGACGAGTTTGCAATGGTAGCCGTGTCTGATACTCCTGACTTCAGAAAGATCCAAGATGAAATTGCATCTTGCTTGGGATTGGAACTCAAGAATGATGAAAGTGAGGTGGTAAGAGCAAGCAAACTGCATCAGAGGCTTACCAACTGTGATAAGAGGATCCTTCTAATATTGGATGATGTTTGGAAGGAGGATGGTTTAGGAGAAATTGGAGTTCCTTTAGGTTGCAGAAGCAATGGATGCAAAATTGTGTTGACTTCACGAAATGAATTTGTGTTCTCTAGTTTGGAAAGTCAAAAAAATTTCCTAATGAAAGTTCTGAATGATGAAGAAGCTCTCGTTCTTTTCAAAGAGACAGCAGGCGACTCAATTGGCCATGATTTACTCGACACGGTGAAGGAGATTGTAAATGAATGTGAAGGCTTACCAATTGCCATTGTAACTCTTTCCAAggcattaaaaaacaaaaacaaacacATTTGGAATGATGTGCTTCGACAATTAAAGAATTCTAAGCTGGAATATATCTCAGGAATGAAGAAAAATGTGTTTTCTGCAATTGAATTAAGTTACAATTATTTGGAAGATGAAGAGGCCAAGTCATGCTTTTTGCTTTGTAGCTTGTTCCCTGAAGATTTCAATATTCTGGTTGAAGATTTGCTTGAATTTGGAATGGGCCTAAGGCTGTTTAAAGGTGTTGAATATGTGCATGAAGGAAGAGATAGGATCTATAAGCTTATTGATATGCTCAAAGGGTCAAATTTGTTGCTTGAAGGTGATGACAAACGGAACGAGTCTGTCAAAATGCATGACCTTGTCCGTGATGTAGCCATATCACTTGCCTCCAGAAATAAGCAGTGGCACACATTACAAAGTCAAGCTAGAATAAATGAGTGGCAATATGATGATGGGTACAAAAATTGCACTGCAATTTCACTTCTGTGTGAAGACATCAAAAAACTTGAAGATCATTTAAAGTGTCCGAAGCTTGAACTCTTACAGCTTTGGCATGATAGTCAGTTAGAAAGCCTTCCAATCAACGTGTTAGAAGGGATGAAAGAACTCAAAGTTCTATCTATAGCCTCCCGGATCCCATCACTGCCACAATCAATTGATGTCTTGAAGAATCTTCAAACCTTATGTCTTTTGAATGATAGGCTAAACGAGATGCATACAATTGGAGCTCTCGTGAAACTGGAAATACTTCAAATTCGTAGTTATCATTTAAAAGAGCTGCCTGCAGAAATAGGATTACTAAAAAATCTAAGGTTGCTAAACCTGCGCAGGGTCGAGTACCTTAGATACATTCCACCAGGTGTATTATTAAGGTTGTCCAAACTAGAAGAGTTGTATCTTCCACTTAGATATATGATGAAATGGGAATGGAAGGAAGACGAAGAGAAAACCAATGCAAGCCTCAGCGAGCTAGAGACTCATCATATAACTGCATTGCATATTACTGTAGTAAATGCCTACATTTCACCTAAAGATTCAGTCTTTAGAAACTTAATAAGATTCCACATTTTTGTAGGCAAATCAAAGGTTCATATTGTTCGCAAAGATTCAGAGAATATATTGTATCTTGAAGGAGATGCAAGTGATATTAAAGGGAGTGGGATATGTGTTTTGTTGAGGAAAGTTGAAGTCTTATATTTGGTAGAAgtgaaaaatttgaagaaaattgtAAATGAGATAGAAGATAATAGTTTTGCGGATTTGAAGCGAGATGAATGTGATGCACTAGTGAGAATTTCAGAGTCTCCAAAAAGTCCCCTCCCATACTTGAGCAATTTAAGAAAAGTAGATATACGGAGATGTGATGAGTTGAAGTACTTGATTCCACTATCCATGGCTAGAGAGTTGAGGCAACTTCACAGCTTGACTGTAATGTCGTGCGAAAAGATGGAGGGAATTTTCTATAGAAACAAAGTGAATGATGAGATTGAGTCGCCACTTACAACTCTCTACTTGTATAACCTTCCAAACTTCATTGGATTTATCTACAAG GATATAGAAGAGTCTAGTGCATCTGAAATGAACAATAGGATAGAAATTGTTCAATCTAAGACTGAACCAGTGGAAAAGAtttctatattattttcttctctttggCTACGACTATCAAAGTTGCAAAAGCTTACCTTGTATAAGTGTGGTTTGGTAAAAGCACTGTTTCCTCCTTCTGTTGCCCAGCAATTTGCGCAGCTTAAAGAATTAAATATCTCATCTTGTTGTAAGATGGAATATATAGTTgctgaagcaaaagaagaagaaaaaaacaagGGCATAAGCAAAATAGCATTTCCTAATCTAACTAAGCTTGGTCTTGATGATCTACCAGAGCTGGTGGCTTTCTTTGCAGACAATGATATTTCTTTTGAGTTGTACTCATTAGTATATTTGAAGATGTCTTGTCCTAAACTGAAGACACATTATTGTGAAACTCCAGACTCATCAACTTTGAACAAAAGTTACGATCAAAGTGAGCTCAAAGTCATGTTCCCAACAAGCTCAATTGCTCAACGCTTACTAAGAAGAGGAAAGCCAAAAGATGTTTCCAAGAAAAAG GATATGGAGATGGAGCAGCCAAGCACATCTCAAATGAAAAGTGGACCAATGGAAATGATTTCTACATTATTTTTTCTACCAAGTTCACAATTATTAAATTTGCGAGAGCTTCATATCGGTCACTGTAATTTTCAAGAAGCAGCCTTTCCTCTCTCTGTAGCTCAACAATTGGTGCAGCTTAAAGAGTTAAGCATTTGGTCATGTGAGAAGATGGAATACATTATTGCAAAAGATAAGGGAAGAAGCAAAATAGTATTGTTTCCTAGCCTAACTTATCTTCAACTTTTATATCTGCCAAATTTGATGGGTTTTTGCGAAGATAATAATGTTTCTCTTAAGTGGTCTTTGTTAGAACGATTGAGGTTTTCTGAATGTCGGAAAATGAAGACATTTTGCGTTTCAGTTCCAAAATCGTCAACATTGAGTACAAGTGCTGAGGTTGATCACCTTGATACTATCTTTTGTGCCACATTGATACCACGAAGAAGGAAAAAGCAAGATAATAATTTCAGCAAAGAG GTTTCATTAATAAAGACTCAGAGGGATCCATCTGTTAGCAATATTGATGAAAGTTGTGCATTTCCATCCAAATTGATTCAACAGTTGCAAAATGTGAAAGACCTTAAGATTGAGGGTATTGATTCAGTGGAAGTAATATTTTCATTTGAAGGGCTGATTAATGGAGTGCTCAATTCAGTGGTAGAGATATGGTTAGTTAATTTACCAAATTTGAAGCACGTTTGGTTCAAGATTCCACCAGAAATCACAGCCTTCCAAAACCTGCGAGAGTTGATTGTAACAGATTGTGATAATTTAATAAACCTTTTCTCAATTTGCTCGGCCAAACTTGTAGGAAAGCTAAAATCAATAAGGATTAGAAGGTGCAAGAGGATGGAGGAAATTATTggaaaagaggaagaagaaattAGCACGCAAAAAATTGAGTTCCCTCAACTAAGGTCTCTTAAACTTGAGGATTTACCCAACCTCAACAGTTTCTGCAATACGATTTATGCTCTTGAATTTCCATTTCTAGAAACATTGGAGTTTTGGAAATGTAAAAGGATGGAGACATTCTCCTATGGATCATTAAGCATGCCAAAGCTAGAGAAGGTTGTGATAAATGGAGGGTGGCATCGATTAATGAGATCTGATCCAAACCTTAATGCAAAAATGAGTGAGTTGTTGAAGATGAATCAATAA